In one window of Pseudorasbora parva isolate DD20220531a chromosome 7, ASM2467924v1, whole genome shotgun sequence DNA:
- the znf526 gene encoding zinc finger protein 574 translates to MSEQEYVEHQYMCSECQQLFNTLEEVLVHQQIHTGAEGDEVEILPSLEDCDAGESQYQCLECGAILRNPDELLLHQELHMREAGQELCEVTEVDSVDAEVPIQYQCLECLALFDTPELWLAHRQTHSRSSTHSSLSTDTEYVLQADGSVTPVQLLNVQNLVLDEQRAGQILTLAQALREQENPSKSAANARTMLVPANASLPGSTSAMLRLQFCSAQAIADGSASATLRKAKLLAPLLPADPIRLDNMATLNLLPSSGQVNTLNKENEEILIIHPYECSECNLLFSTPEDFLQHQGEHFLGQDKESGDTGVMVGYEDNSGGKEDEGRSDGSEECSKVGKVSSGRRTYTARSATLGLTSSISSSNLQCEECKRTFTSANRLVAHLRVHEQGTHECPECDKVFKKLVSLQTHMRTHSGEARFLCVDCGHGFTTEMTLMIHRKSHTSEPLHKCPFCAKTFTNMTKFLYHRRTHRVREPTTPVSQFVLAQQSPLSIIQRAREREASWRKERQAVTIPHVKDDIKESSDTGPVLIEGIAVVSQSSEPAENGLYAEHSNTEQVQNGGKMLADNSNHLATAIVEGGGVGEEEGKHRTPAVEEDPKFQCSICKKRFSSQVRLLRHRRTTHMTERRFKCNICGKPFKKQIHLRNHLRTHTGERPFQCSVCGKTFSSLANLSRHGLTHTGVRPYRCDICHKAFSQSSNLRQHRQHLHSNATPSPCPDCSATFIRPAKLVAHRFLHHPGSPAPYPCPHCPEGFLRKRQRDIHCLEEHPDQAQPHCISQDSQVRGQQDSTDDTEQQSAPSMTKPNLDCTICGKRLNSPANLRLHQLSHGLGPGRPRGSNSALGKSHPCPVCGKLFVSASSVTLHQRVHTGERPYPCAICGKRFRQNTHLREHLRTHSGERPFRCEFCDKGFVQSMHLAEHRRTHTGERPHACAECGKTFKTVSNLRNHRKTHARSQKQQESEHSGEAVPAESNTATIAVVEASEMDIATAIPSFCQQGMQLGQPQVIQIQTSNLTQTQGMPTIMCNEFGETIAIIETSGDLAEAIELYHTALEGGINMEAITVDNLQLL, encoded by the exons ATGAGTGAGCAGGAGTATGTGGAGCATCAGTACATGTGCAGCGAGTGCCAGCAGCTGTTTAATACGCTGGAGGAGGTGCTGGTGCACCAACAGATTCACACCGGAGCAGAGGGGGACGAGGTGGAGATCCTGCCGAGCCTTGAGGACTGTGATGCTGGGGAGAGTCAGTATCAGTGCCTGGAGTGTGGAGCCATCCTGAGGAACCCAGACGAACTGCTGCTACATCAAGAGCTGCACATGAGAGAAGCAGGCCAGG agctatgTGAGGTCACAGAGGTGGATTCTGTCGATGCAGAAGTGCCAATCCAGTACCAGTGTCTGGAATGCCTGGCTCTCTTTGACACACCTGAACTGTGGTtggcacacagacagacacacagcaGAAGCAGCACCCATAGCAGCCTGAGCACTGACACG GAATATGTTCTTCAGGCAGATGGTTCAGTCACTCCGGTTCAGTTGCTCAATGTGCAAAATCTAGTTCTGGATGAACAGAGGGCAGGCCAGATCCTGACTCTAGCCCAG GCTCTTCGAGAGCAGGAAAACCCATCTAAATCTGCAGCCAATGCCAGAACGATGCTAGTACCAGCAAACGCTTCCCTTCCCGGCTCCACCTCCGCGATGCTCCGCCTACAGTTCTGCTCTGCCCAAGCGATCGCTGATGGTTCTGCCTCAGCAACTCTTCGAAAAGCTAAACTCCTCGCCCCTCTCTTACCTGCCGATCCTATCCGTCTGGACAATATGGCCACTCTGAACCTTCTCCCTTCCTCTGGTCAGGTGAACACACTAAATAAGGAAAATGAGGAAATTTTAATTATCCATCCTTATGAGTGTTCTGAGTGTAATCTGCTGTTTAGCACACCTGAGGATTTCCTTCAACACCAGGGGGAGCACTTCTTAGGCCaggacaaagagagtggggacACTGGGGTGATGGTGGGCTATGAAGACAATTCTGGGGGTAAGGAAGATGAAGGAAGAAGCGACGGATCTGAAGAATGCAGCAAAGTTGGCAAAGTTAGTAGTGGGAGACGTACATACACTGCCCGCTCAGCTACTTTGGGTTTGACATCGTCGATCTCATCCAGCAATCTTCAGTGTGAGGAGTGCAAACGAACATTCACCTCTGCCAATCGGCTTGTGGCACACCTTCGCGTGCACGAACAAGGAACACACGAGTGCCCAGAGTGCGATAAAGTGTTTAAGAAGTTGGTGTCTCTTCAgacacacatgcgcacacactcTGGCGAGGCCCGTTTTCTGTGTGTGGACTGTGGACATGGTTTTACCACAGAGATGACTCTTATGATACACAG GAAATCCCATACATCTGAGCCACTGCACAAATGCCCATTTTGTGCCAAAACCTTCACCAACATGACCAAGTTCTTGTACCATCGCCGCACTCACAGAGTACGTGAGCCAACCACACCAGTCTCTCAG TTTGTACTGGCACAGCAGTCACCTCTCTCTATCATCCAGAGAGCAAGAGAACGAGAGGCTTCGTGGAGGAAAGAAAGACAGGCAGTGACAATTCCTCATGTGAAAGATGACATAAAAGAGTCAAGCGACACCGGTCCCGTGCTCATTGAAGGTATTGCTGTGGTCTCCCAGTCTTCAGAACCGGCAGAGAATGGGCTTTATGCGGAGCACTCAAACACAGAACAAGTCCAAAATGGAGGGAAAATGCTGGCAGACAACTCAAACCATTTGGCTACTGCCATTGTGGAAGGAGGGGGAGTGGGGGAAGAGGAAGGTAAACACAGGACTCCTGCTGTTGAGGAAGATCCAAAGTTTCAGTGCTCCATTtgtaaaaaaagattctccTCACAGGTCCGTCTGTTGCGCCACCGCCGAACGACTCATATGACCGAGAGGCGTTTTAAATGCAACATCTGTGGGAAACCGTTCAAAAAGCAAATCCATCTGCGAAACCACCTGCGAACACATACGGGCGAGCGGCCGTTCCAGTGCAGCGTATGCGGAAAGACCTTTTCCTCTCTTGCGAATCTTTCCCGCCAtggactcacacacacaggagtCCGTCCGTACCGGTGTGACATTTGCCACAAAGCCTTCAGCCAATCGTCAAATCTACGTCAACACCGTCAGCATCTTCACAGCAATGCAACACCCTCACCCTGTCCAGACTGCTCTGCCACTTTCATTCGTCCCGCTAAACTCGTAGCTCATCGTTTTCTTCACCACCCAGGGTCACCGGCGCCTTACCCCTGCCCGCACTGTCCCGAAGGGTTCTTGCGCAAGCGGCAGCGAGACATACATTGCCTTGAGGAGCATCCCGACCAGGCACAGCCACATTGCATCTCTCAGGACTCCCAGGTTAGAGGTCAGCAGGATTCGACAGATGACACAGAGCAACAAAGTGCTCCTTCAATGACAAAACCCAATCTGGATTGCACTATTTGCGGCAAGCGCTTAAACTCTCCTGCAAATCTTCGCCTGCACCAGCTAAGTCACGGACTTGGGCCCGGCCGGCCACGAGGCTCCAACTCCGCCCTTGGGAAGTCCCATCCCTGTCCGGTGTGTGGAAAGCTGTTTGTTTCAGCCTCGAGCGTTACACTGCACCAGAGAGTTCACACCGGCGAGCGTCCATATCCTTGCGCGATCTGCGGAAAACGCTTCCGCCAGAACACGCACCTGCGGGAGCACCTCCGCACGCATTCGGGTGAGCGGCCATTCCGGTGCGAGTTCTGCGATAAGGGCTTTGTGCAGAGCATGCACCTGGCGGAACACcggcgcacacacacaggcgAGCGGCCGCACGCTTGCGCAGAATGCGGAAAGACATTCAAGACGGTTTCGAACCTTAGAAACCATCGCAAGACTCATGCTCGTTCACAAAAGCAACAAGAGTCGGAGCACAGCGGAGAAGCAGTGCCTGCGGAATCCAACACAGCAACTATTGCTGTCGTGGAGGCTTCTGAGATGGACATAGCAACAGCAATACCATCTTTCTGCCAGCAGGGCATGCAGCTTGGACAGCCGCAAGTCATTCAGATACAGACATCTAACCTGACACAG ACTCAGGGCATGCCCACGATCATGTGTAATGAGTTTGGAGAGACTATAGCCATCATTGAGACGAGCGGAGACCTGGCAGAGGCCATCGAGCTGTACCACACTGCACTGGAGGGTGGCATTAACATGGAGGCCATCACTGTGGACAATCTGCAGTTATTGTGA